A segment of the Xenorhabdus bovienii SS-2004 genome:
TCATTTCTTCCCAAAACCTCTTGATTAATATTGAAAAAACCATATAAACGTGTGGCTTTTTGACGATAGTCTATCGTCGTGCCTACACGAAGTTTCAGACTTTGGCTTCGGTCAAAACGGATTTTGGCTCCAAACGGATCATGAAACCCATTCATATTTATGGAAGAATATACGAGTTGTGCTTGTGGGGTCATTGACCATTTCTGATTCAAGCCAATCTCTTGTCCTGCTTCCAGACCCAATGCATACCCCAGCGCGGATTTACTATTTCCCAAAGCTCGGCCGGCAGTCTTTGAATGCAGATCGTTGTCAAAGTAGGTCATCTGGGCTAAGCCATCCACATAAAACTTATTCTTGCCGTACCACGTACTGGTCGCACCAAACGTATAACCATTTGCACGAATGTTACCGTCACCATGCGGAGAGCCTACGTCTGCATCAATCTTCGAATATTGCAGGAAGCCACCGCCCGTGACTGAACCCTGGTTATTTTCATAAAAACGTTTGTCCATACCAATCTGAGCACGAACCATGTTATAGGTGGTTGCATTCGCATCGGATGTAGAGACACGTGGCGACAATTTACCGTAAGAAGCGGTTATTCGCCCCCATACCCCAGTGGGCATCTGGCTTGTACTATCGTCAGTGCTGTCTTCGGCAGCAGAGCTTCTGAATTCACCTGTGCCAAGCACCCGATCCTTACGTCCTCCGGTTCGGTCACGCAAGGACTCTGGCGCATTCATAATCTGCAACATCCGTCCATAACTCTCGTAAACGCTAACGCCTGCCTGATATGTGGGTTTTGAATTATCCGACGATGAGCGCAGATACAACGAATTGTCGGCGCTATTCTTATAAAGACGGTAGGCATGAGCACCCGTTACAAGAGTTGGATTACCCTTATGGCTATAGTCACCAGCCAAACTGAAATTTCCGCCCGCTGCACCTTTCATATCAACAACTTTGATACCTTCGTTCGTTTTGGCACCCTTTCCACCAACATTTTTGATCACGAGATGAGTTGTACCCGATGTTTTGCCATTCACCACAAGTCTGTCAGTCTTTGAGCTATCATCTCCCAATACAGTTGATAAACTCACCGTACCGTTATTACTTCTATAGTCACCCGTAATCGTCAGCATACTCCCTACAGCGTTGCTATCTCCGCCCATCACGACTCTACCACTGTTATTTAAAGCGGGAATTGTCGTATTAAATCCCCCCATATCAAGCGTACCACGTTGCCCGATTGTATAGGATGATAATGGGCTGAAAGACTTCTCTGCGCCTTGGAGAAGTGTTCCTTGTTGGACTGTTGTCGCGCCTGCATAGTTGTTTGCCCTCTGAAAAATGGTTGTGCCGCTACCCACTTGGTGAACAGAGCCTGCACCGCTTATATTATGACCATAAATCACTTTATCGCTGCGATTGAAATAAAACTCTCCATCATTAACTATATTGCCAGAAATTTTTCCCGTTGTATGTCCGTCGCCTAAACGTAACTTATTTCCCGATGATATCTTAACAGTTCCGACATTCATGTTGTGGGTGTATGTAAAATCTAGATTTTTCGCTTTATCAGTACGGTTCATATTCCCAATAGTAACAATCGAATCTTTCGTCCCAGAAACATCTCCTTTAAGGATTGCCTTCGGGCCAGACAGATAAAGTCTGGCGCTTCCAAGCTCGACATTGCCGTCAATCGTGCCCGCATTATCAATGCCGTTGGTGATAGTTCCCTTATTATGGATAGAGAATATAATCCCTTTTATCACGCCTGTATCCGTATTCGTGATTGTCTCAATAACACCTTTATCGTCGACATAAATACCTTTTGTATTTCCATATATGGTGGAAGCGTTGGTAATCTTTTTAATTCTGGACGGCTGGATTTTCTTACTATCACTAGCCGGGCCTTGCCCAGTAACTTCAATGGCATTCACACCGGCAATTATTCCTTTACTCCCAACCTGATTATTGAGGCCTTTGAGAGTCGACCCTTGGCTAACTATAATGCCTTTATTGGATACAGCCACTGTTCCATAATTATTGAAAATTCCGACATCAGCGCCGTATGCAGCAGTCAAAGCTCCGGGAGGCAAGAAGTTACTACTACTCGACTGAGACAATATTCCATAATTATTAAGATTTGTAAGTGTTCCCCCGTTCATAATGATCCCCTGAATCGATCCTCCCTTCTGATTCTGGATGGTATCTATTTTTCCGTAATGAGGATTTTTAATAACAAGCTCAGGTATGATAAATATTGAACCACCAGCACCAGCAGGGTCTATGATTGAACCATAATTCTCCAGTGTCTTCAGGGTACCAGCAACAGTTACACCTGATAGTGCAGGGCCGCCGCTTATGGTGCTTATGGTTCCACGATTAACCAGTTTTTCAACAAGACCACTGGGAGTTACTACGAGTCCATTAGTTCCTTTCAAAATTCCGTTATTTTCAATGTTATGAACCGTAATAAGCGGATCCTTAATATCCTCATTACCGACATTGACAGCAGAGGTTTTC
Coding sequences within it:
- a CDS encoding autotransporter outer membrane beta-barrel domain-containing protein — protein: MKIYRYAVLPMALKVALFFSGISGNAIAASTCGPTISQNRTTPCYLSNNENLTIDKGVSIIVPTEGFMASQYDKYSGKTSAVNVGNEDIKDPLITVHNIENNGILKGTNGLVVTPSGLVEKLVNRGTISTISGGPALSGVTVAGTLKTLENYGSIIDPAGAGGSIFIIPELVIKNPHYGKIDTIQNQKGGSIQGIIMNGGTLTNLNNYGILSQSSSSNFLPPGALTAAYGADVGIFNNYGTVAVSNKGIIVSQGSTLKGLNNQVGSKGIIAGVNAIEVTGQGPASDSKKIQPSRIKKITNASTIYGNTKGIYVDDKGVIETITNTDTGVIKGIIFSIHNKGTITNGIDNAGTIDGNVELGSARLYLSGPKAILKGDVSGTKDSIVTIGNMNRTDKAKNLDFTYTHNMNVGTVKISSGNKLRLGDGHTTGKISGNIVNDGEFYFNRSDKVIYGHNISGAGSVHQVGSGTTIFQRANNYAGATTVQQGTLLQGAEKSFSPLSSYTIGQRGTLDMGGFNTTIPALNNSGRVVMGGDSNAVGSMLTITGDYRSNNGTVSLSTVLGDDSSKTDRLVVNGKTSGTTHLVIKNVGGKGAKTNEGIKVVDMKGAAGGNFSLAGDYSHKGNPTLVTGAHAYRLYKNSADNSLYLRSSSDNSKPTYQAGVSVYESYGRMLQIMNAPESLRDRTGGRKDRVLGTGEFRSSAAEDSTDDSTSQMPTGVWGRITASYGKLSPRVSTSDANATTYNMVRAQIGMDKRFYENNQGSVTGGGFLQYSKIDADVGSPHGDGNIRANGYTFGATSTWYGKNKFYVDGLAQMTYFDNDLHSKTAGRALGNSKSALGYALGLEAGQEIGLNQKWSMTPQAQLVYSSINMNGFHDPFGAKIRFDRSQSLKLRVGTTIDYRQKATRLYGFFNINQEVLGRNDSAKVADVAFISGNDRTWGDGGAGGSYSWDNGKSFVYAQASASTSLNNFADSYDLKGQVGLRTTW